A genomic stretch from Sphingobacterium sp. ML3W includes:
- a CDS encoding GNAT family N-acetyltransferase: MISNIKYRPALKSDLEFLLDLRIQTMNAYLIASSLPVSDEAHLQRINCQFEQALIIEIDKYAIGLLKIVRQADNIELIQIQIATSYQGKGIGRRILNDLIEEAIESEKTITLSVLKTNKAKNLYSNVGFKIIGETDDSYLMLFEKASI, from the coding sequence ATGATATCGAATATCAAATACAGACCTGCATTAAAAAGTGACCTAGAGTTTCTGTTGGATCTCAGGATACAGACGATGAATGCGTATTTAATAGCTAGCTCTTTACCGGTCTCAGACGAAGCTCATCTGCAAAGAATTAACTGTCAATTTGAACAGGCCTTAATAATTGAGATAGATAAATATGCTATAGGGCTATTAAAAATAGTGAGGCAAGCGGATAATATCGAGCTGATACAAATTCAGATAGCTACCTCCTATCAGGGCAAAGGAATCGGTAGGAGAATATTAAATGATTTGATAGAAGAAGCTATTGAATCAGAAAAAACGATAACATTGAGTGTCCTAAAGACCAATAAAGCTAAAAATCTATATTCAAATGTTGGTTTCAAGATTATTGGTGAGACTGATGATTCCTACCTGATGTTGTTTGAAAAAGCAAGTATCTGA
- a CDS encoding AraC family transcriptional regulator, whose amino-acid sequence MKEMEEIINFKSITAYNNFNNNETLHPLISVVDLSKADTRKLSKLRYEFYTVFFKEIKCGDLRYGLKNYDYEEGTLIFLAPGQVIGENGTEFYQPQGTALVFHPELLYGTSLAKEIGNYTFFSYSASEALHLSEQERKIIMDCLNKIKHELAHSIDKHTKKLIVSNIELFLDYCQRFYDRQFITRENVNKGILEKFDENLNAYFQSDEPQQSGLPTVAYFAEQLFLSANYFGDLVKKETGKTAQEYIQNKLIDIAKEKIFEGHKTINEIAFELGFKYPQHFSRLFKNRVGFTPNEYRNRSLN is encoded by the coding sequence ATGAAAGAAATGGAAGAGATCATCAATTTTAAGAGTATCACAGCATACAATAACTTCAACAACAATGAGACCTTACATCCATTGATCAGTGTTGTCGATCTGAGCAAGGCAGACACTCGCAAGCTCTCCAAGCTCAGGTATGAGTTCTATACCGTGTTTTTTAAAGAGATAAAATGTGGCGATCTGCGGTATGGTCTTAAAAACTATGACTATGAAGAGGGGACATTGATCTTTTTGGCACCCGGTCAGGTCATAGGGGAGAACGGTACCGAATTCTACCAGCCACAGGGAACAGCTTTGGTATTTCATCCAGAGTTGTTGTATGGCACTTCTCTGGCTAAGGAAATTGGCAACTATACTTTCTTTTCGTATTCAGCCAGTGAGGCATTGCATCTTTCTGAGCAGGAGAGGAAGATTATTATGGACTGTCTCAACAAAATAAAGCATGAGCTGGCACATAGTATCGACAAGCATACAAAAAAACTGATTGTCTCCAATATCGAACTCTTTTTGGATTATTGCCAGCGGTTTTATGATCGCCAGTTTATTACACGTGAAAATGTCAATAAGGGCATCCTAGAGAAATTCGATGAAAACCTGAATGCCTATTTCCAATCAGACGAACCACAGCAAAGCGGTTTGCCGACTGTAGCCTATTTTGCTGAGCAGTTATTTCTATCCGCTAACTATTTTGGAGACCTTGTCAAGAAAGAAACTGGCAAGACTGCACAGGAGTATATTCAGAACAAGTTAATCGACATTGCCAAGGAAAAGATTTTTGAGGGCCACAAAACTATAAATGAAATCGCCTTTGAACTCGGGTTCAAATATCCCCAGCATTTTAGTCGGTTATTCAAAAACAGGGTAGGGTTTACCCCAAATGAATATAGAAATCGAAGTCTAAACTAA
- a CDS encoding aldo/keto reductase — translation MYKVKLNNGIEMPILGFGVFQIKDTQECERAIIDAVETGYRLIDTAASYLNEEAVGKAIKNCGVQREELFITTKLWVQDTGYEQTKAAFKKSLERLQLDYLDLYLIHQPYGDIFGSWRAMQELYHEGKVKAIGVANFHPDRMMDLIANSGFTPAVNQIETHPFHQQIENQAFLKENNIQTQSWGPFAEGKNNIFNNGLLTSIGMKYNKSVAQVILRWLAQRDIVAIPKSVRKERIAENFQIFDFELTEKDMDAIKSLDGGESLFFDHRDPEMVRSLSERKLDI, via the coding sequence ATGTATAAAGTGAAATTAAACAACGGAATTGAAATGCCTATCCTCGGATTTGGAGTTTTTCAGATAAAAGATACCCAAGAATGCGAACGTGCGATCATTGACGCCGTCGAAACCGGATATCGTCTAATTGATACCGCTGCCTCTTATTTAAATGAAGAAGCGGTGGGCAAAGCAATAAAAAACTGTGGTGTGCAGCGTGAGGAGTTATTTATAACAACTAAACTGTGGGTACAGGATACTGGATATGAACAAACGAAAGCTGCTTTCAAAAAATCCCTCGAAAGGCTACAGCTTGACTATCTCGATCTTTATCTGATCCATCAGCCTTACGGCGATATCTTCGGATCTTGGAGGGCTATGCAAGAACTTTACCACGAAGGAAAAGTGAAAGCTATTGGGGTGGCAAATTTTCATCCGGACCGCATGATGGATCTTATTGCAAACAGCGGTTTTACGCCTGCAGTAAACCAGATAGAAACTCATCCTTTCCATCAGCAAATTGAAAATCAAGCTTTCCTGAAAGAGAATAATATCCAGACTCAATCCTGGGGCCCTTTTGCGGAGGGGAAAAACAATATATTCAATAATGGGCTCCTTACCTCAATAGGAATGAAATACAATAAATCTGTTGCGCAGGTAATCCTCAGATGGCTTGCACAACGTGACATTGTCGCTATCCCCAAATCTGTCCGTAAGGAGAGAATAGCCGAGAACTTTCAAATATTTGATTTTGAACTGACGGAGAAGGATATGGATGCCATAAAATCCTTAGACGGTGGAGAAAGTCTATTTTTTGATCACAGGGATCCTGAGATGGTCAGATCGCTGAGTGAAAGGAAACTAGATATCTAA
- a CDS encoding aldo/keto reductase, whose amino-acid sequence MEKRKLGNSGLEVSALGLGCMGLSFGYGAATDHKDAIQLIRSAFESGITFFDTAECYGPFANETLLGEALEPLRDNVVIATKFGFEEGDSKKGLDSSPARIRIAVEESLKRLRTDRIDLLYQHRTDPNIPTEEVAGTVADLIREGKVKHWGLSEAGTETIRRAHAELPLAALQSEYSLFYREPEKDILPLLEELGIGFVPFSPLGKGFLTGAIDSTTTFDPTDFRNIVPRFSAENRKANQALVEFVKSIALQKDATPAQVALGWLLAQKSWIAPIPGTTKLHRLKENIGAVTLKLSREDIQQIEDAASQITIQGARYPADLQNRVGK is encoded by the coding sequence ATGGAAAAAAGAAAACTAGGAAATAGCGGACTTGAAGTGTCCGCACTTGGATTGGGCTGCATGGGTCTGAGTTTTGGCTATGGCGCAGCTACCGATCATAAAGATGCCATTCAGTTGATCCGCTCGGCTTTTGAATCGGGAATTACTTTTTTTGATACGGCTGAATGTTACGGCCCCTTTGCAAATGAAACGCTGCTGGGTGAGGCATTGGAACCACTCAGAGACAATGTAGTGATCGCGACTAAATTTGGTTTTGAGGAAGGAGATTCAAAAAAAGGTCTGGATAGCAGTCCGGCAAGAATCAGGATCGCAGTTGAAGAATCATTAAAACGACTTCGTACGGATCGGATTGACCTACTTTATCAGCACCGCACTGATCCTAATATTCCTACTGAGGAGGTTGCAGGGACAGTCGCTGATCTGATCAGGGAAGGCAAAGTAAAACATTGGGGACTATCAGAGGCGGGAACTGAAACAATACGCCGTGCTCATGCCGAGCTCCCCCTGGCGGCATTGCAGAGTGAATACTCTCTGTTTTACCGTGAACCCGAAAAAGATATCTTACCGCTGCTTGAAGAGCTGGGAATAGGCTTTGTTCCGTTCAGTCCACTGGGTAAAGGTTTTCTCACGGGAGCGATTGATTCGACAACCACATTTGACCCAACAGATTTTAGAAATATTGTACCCCGATTTTCAGCGGAAAACAGAAAGGCAAATCAGGCCCTAGTTGAGTTTGTAAAATCTATCGCGTTGCAAAAGGACGCTACGCCAGCACAAGTTGCATTGGGTTGGCTGCTTGCTCAGAAATCCTGGATAGCCCCTATTCCAGGAACTACCAAACTGCACCGTCTGAAAGAGAATATCGGTGCTGTAACCTTGAAATTATCGCGTGAAGATATTCAGCAAATAGAAGATGCGGCTTCCCAGATAACGATTCAGGGAGCCCGTTATCCCGCAGATTTACAAAACAGAGTCGGAAAATAA
- a CDS encoding alpha/beta fold hydrolase → MIKNFSKYIIAITCLLTAITSLHGQTKQKPLQIATQGSFAIGGLSRAEPGNFNVNDALKPQGQTYHGDHAYAFYQIPVKAKKYPLVFLHGAGQSKKTWETTPDGREGFQNIFLRRDFGVYLLDQPRRGEAGKSMVEATIKPVADEQFWFTQFRLGNYPDYFPNVQFPKDAASLEQFYRQMTPNTGAFDANVVSDAVSSLFDKIGDGILVTHSQGGGPGWMTAIKNNKVKAIVAYEPYSGFVFPEGELPQPIKSAGLFGELKGTAISPEDFKKLTGIPIVVYYGDNIAKEPTTVWNSDHWRSGLEMARLWAATVNKHGGDVTIVHLPEKGILGNTHFPFSDLNNVQIADELSSWLKQKKLDK, encoded by the coding sequence ATGATAAAGAATTTTTCAAAATACATTATTGCCATCACATGCCTTTTAACGGCAATAACATCGCTGCATGGCCAAACAAAACAAAAACCGTTACAGATAGCAACACAGGGAAGTTTTGCTATCGGTGGCCTGAGCAGAGCAGAACCTGGTAATTTCAATGTCAACGATGCATTGAAGCCGCAGGGTCAGACCTATCATGGAGATCATGCCTATGCATTCTACCAGATTCCTGTAAAGGCTAAAAAATACCCGCTGGTTTTCCTACATGGTGCCGGGCAGTCCAAAAAGACATGGGAAACTACGCCGGATGGACGAGAGGGTTTTCAGAACATTTTCCTGCGCCGTGATTTCGGCGTGTACCTGCTCGATCAGCCCCGACGCGGAGAAGCGGGAAAAAGCATGGTCGAAGCAACGATCAAGCCTGTTGCCGATGAACAGTTCTGGTTCACACAGTTCCGTTTAGGAAATTACCCGGATTACTTTCCAAATGTCCAATTTCCTAAAGATGCTGCCTCACTGGAGCAGTTTTACCGGCAGATGACGCCTAATACCGGAGCTTTTGATGCCAATGTGGTATCGGACGCTGTTTCCAGTTTATTTGACAAAATCGGTGATGGTATTTTGGTCACCCATTCGCAGGGCGGTGGACCCGGATGGATGACCGCTATAAAAAATAATAAAGTCAAAGCTATTGTAGCCTACGAACCGTATAGTGGCTTTGTATTCCCCGAGGGAGAACTACCTCAACCCATCAAATCCGCAGGACTGTTTGGTGAGCTCAAAGGTACCGCTATCTCCCCCGAAGATTTCAAAAAGCTGACAGGTATACCGATCGTGGTCTACTACGGTGATAACATCGCCAAAGAACCGACTACCGTATGGAACAGTGACCATTGGCGCTCGGGACTTGAAATGGCCCGGTTGTGGGCTGCCACTGTCAATAAACATGGCGGGGATGTGACCATAGTCCATCTGCCTGAAAAAGGAATCCTGGGAAATACACACTTTCCGTTTTCTGACCTTAACAACGTGCAGATTGCCGATGAACTATCGAGTTGGCTGAAACAAAAAAAGCTGGATAAGTAA
- a CDS encoding flavodoxin: MKTKVLYGFIIGIFLSVTSCSRAEESGAQKDTSLVEKVDSLQDKKILIVYLSRTKNTKVLAEIIHRKVGGSLVGIELDKPYPAHYQTTVDQVAQENRTGYLPPLKTKIDSMDTYDVVFIGFPTWGMQLPPPIKSFLNDYNLAGKTVIPFNTNAGYGIGSTFDTVQQLCPDSKVLEGYSTKGGVERDGILFVMEGDKEKSVEKEIQHWLVKIGLAK; this comes from the coding sequence ATGAAAACTAAAGTACTATACGGATTTATTATCGGCATATTTCTCTCGGTGACTTCTTGCTCACGGGCAGAAGAATCAGGAGCACAAAAGGATACTTCTCTGGTAGAGAAAGTAGATTCATTGCAGGACAAAAAGATATTGATCGTCTACCTGTCGAGGACAAAAAATACCAAAGTTCTTGCTGAGATTATCCACAGGAAAGTGGGTGGCAGCTTAGTGGGAATTGAATTGGATAAACCGTATCCAGCACATTATCAAACTACCGTGGATCAGGTCGCCCAGGAAAATAGAACAGGCTACCTGCCCCCTCTTAAAACAAAAATCGATAGCATGGATACCTACGATGTGGTATTCATCGGTTTTCCGACCTGGGGAATGCAGCTGCCACCACCAATAAAAAGCTTCCTGAACGACTATAATCTAGCGGGAAAAACTGTCATCCCATTCAATACAAATGCTGGTTATGGTATAGGCAGTACTTTTGACACCGTCCAGCAGCTCTGCCCGGACAGTAAAGTCCTTGAGGGATATTCAACCAAAGGCGGTGTGGAACGTGATGGCATCCTTTTCGTGATGGAAGGTGATAAAGAAAAATCGGTTGAAAAGGAAATTCAGCATTGGCTTGTGAAAATCGGCCTAGCAAAATAA
- a CDS encoding alpha/beta hydrolase, translated as MEHIKYIIVAMFMATGMISEAQDKSKNPFGLVYGDAITENIKGKVNIHPVTYKLNGIDIAANVYTPAGYDASKKYPAVIVAHPNGGIKEQTAGLYAQRLAEAGYITIAADASYQGASGGEPRHTDKPQFRTEDIHGMADYIAGYAGVDPARLGTLGICGGGGYTLKAAQSDKRLKAIATLSMFNSGEVRRNGFQNSQLNTIEQRLKQASDARAQEAAGGEIKYSGVASITDEEIAKTPTDLYREGFEYYYRTHAHLNSTFLYTTSSLMDLMTWDATDGIELIDQPLLMMAGSKADTKYMTDEAFPKAKNAKNKELFLIDGATHIETYWKKEHVAKAVNKLVDFYGKNLQ; from the coding sequence ATGGAACATATCAAATATATCATTGTAGCCATGTTCATGGCAACAGGCATGATTTCCGAGGCGCAGGACAAATCAAAAAATCCATTTGGACTGGTCTACGGGGATGCTATTACTGAAAATATCAAAGGAAAAGTAAATATACATCCTGTAACCTATAAATTAAATGGAATAGATATCGCTGCAAATGTATATACGCCAGCGGGCTATGACGCTTCAAAAAAATATCCGGCCGTCATCGTCGCACATCCCAACGGCGGGATCAAGGAGCAAACTGCCGGACTGTACGCGCAACGGCTTGCCGAGGCAGGTTACATAACCATTGCTGCTGACGCTTCTTATCAGGGAGCCAGTGGCGGAGAGCCCAGACATACGGATAAACCACAGTTCAGGACAGAAGATATCCATGGGATGGCAGACTATATAGCAGGCTATGCCGGTGTCGACCCTGCCCGTCTGGGTACACTTGGGATCTGTGGTGGCGGTGGTTATACCCTCAAAGCGGCACAATCAGATAAACGCCTTAAAGCCATTGCCACATTAAGTATGTTTAATTCAGGTGAAGTGAGACGTAATGGATTTCAGAATTCGCAGCTTAATACCATTGAGCAAAGGCTCAAACAAGCATCGGATGCGCGCGCACAGGAAGCAGCTGGTGGAGAGATCAAATATTCTGGTGTTGCTAGCATAACCGACGAGGAAATCGCTAAAACGCCTACAGACCTCTATCGTGAAGGGTTTGAGTACTATTACAGAACCCACGCGCATCTAAATTCAACGTTTTTATATACCACCAGCAGCCTGATGGACCTAATGACCTGGGATGCGACTGATGGTATCGAACTAATCGACCAGCCTCTATTGATGATGGCGGGAAGCAAAGCAGACACCAAGTATATGACGGATGAGGCTTTTCCGAAGGCAAAAAATGCGAAAAATAAAGAGCTGTTTTTAATTGATGGTGCAACGCACATCGAAACGTATTGGAAAAAAGAACACGTTGCAAAAGCGGTAAATAAACTGGTTGATTTTTACGGTAAAAATCTTCAATAA
- a CDS encoding nuclear transport factor 2 family protein, translating to MRNLLLSVCLALSGIQISFAQSATDQEVIKLSKDKWQWMAEKNVDSLASLFHEKSMFVHMGGSWGKQRELEVIKSGGIWYKKADIHEVSVNIIDNTAILLNRIDLLAVVGGNEVTNPFMVTEVYVKQNGSWNLGSLSFTKLLTPGNR from the coding sequence ATGAGAAATTTATTGCTCAGCGTATGCTTGGCCCTATCCGGAATCCAAATCTCATTTGCCCAATCGGCTACAGATCAGGAAGTCATCAAACTTTCGAAAGACAAATGGCAATGGATGGCCGAGAAAAATGTCGATTCCTTGGCCAGCCTATTTCATGAAAAATCCATGTTTGTCCACATGGGCGGATCCTGGGGGAAACAGCGGGAACTCGAGGTGATAAAGAGTGGCGGCATTTGGTATAAAAAGGCTGATATCCACGAAGTATCTGTCAATATCATAGACAATACGGCTATCCTGCTCAATAGAATCGACCTATTGGCTGTAGTGGGTGGCAACGAGGTGACTAATCCTTTTATGGTTACGGAAGTGTATGTCAAACAAAATGGCTCCTGGAATTTAGGGTCACTATCATTCACTAAACTGCTTACTCCAGGAAATAGATAG
- a CDS encoding carboxymuconolactone decarboxylase family protein produces the protein MKRQKFIILLILTLFCQASMLYAGQPAKSDSLSNKEKGLVNIAATTASGELTKLKDALNKGLDHGLTTNQIKEGIIHLYAYAGFPRSIRGLQTLMEVLEERRSKGINDRTGAEASPIRNDKTKYDRGKAILEKLTGVPEREPKTGYAAFAPTIEVFLKEHLFADIFERDVLSYAERELVTVSVLASIGGVEPMLKSHLTICLNVGLSEEKLQQFVSIIEVSVGKKEAMDVQKILAKVLAAKK, from the coding sequence ATGAAGAGACAAAAGTTTATAATACTATTAATACTGACATTATTCTGCCAAGCCTCCATGCTATACGCAGGCCAGCCGGCCAAAAGCGATTCTTTAAGTAACAAAGAAAAGGGACTTGTAAATATTGCTGCTACCACGGCCAGCGGTGAACTGACAAAACTAAAAGATGCACTCAACAAAGGGCTTGATCATGGATTGACAACCAATCAGATTAAAGAGGGAATCATACATCTTTATGCTTACGCTGGTTTTCCACGAAGTATACGAGGATTGCAGACCCTAATGGAAGTACTCGAGGAAAGAAGGTCTAAAGGCATAAATGACAGGACAGGTGCAGAGGCATCCCCTATTCGAAACGACAAGACAAAATACGATCGTGGAAAAGCTATATTGGAAAAGCTAACGGGTGTACCGGAAAGAGAGCCTAAAACTGGTTATGCCGCTTTTGCCCCAACTATCGAAGTATTTCTAAAAGAACATCTATTTGCCGATATTTTTGAACGGGATGTGCTCTCATACGCAGAAAGGGAACTTGTAACAGTATCTGTACTAGCCAGCATAGGCGGTGTGGAGCCGATGCTGAAATCTCATTTGACGATTTGTTTAAATGTTGGTTTATCCGAGGAAAAACTGCAGCAGTTTGTATCCATTATTGAGGTATCAGTAGGTAAAAAAGAAGCAATGGATGTGCAAAAAATATTGGCCAAGGTATTAGCAGCTAAAAAGTAA
- a CDS encoding cupin domain-containing protein yields MNLKKIVILWVTGIVTISCGQQIKQEKTEQDKTNDPIFAKGVKITNDNFTGTAYLNNLVTADSVNQNAVGSVTFEPGARTKWHSHPAGQIILALDGVGYYQEEGKAKVVVRKGEVVKCPVDVPHWHGASADSVFVQIAITGREKGETVWLKPVTDEEYNHDPK; encoded by the coding sequence ATGAATTTAAAAAAAATAGTGATATTATGGGTAACGGGTATAGTGACCATCTCTTGTGGTCAACAGATTAAACAGGAAAAGACTGAACAGGATAAAACAAACGACCCAATTTTTGCCAAAGGTGTAAAGATTACAAACGACAACTTTACGGGAACAGCATATTTAAATAATCTTGTAACAGCGGATAGCGTTAATCAGAACGCGGTCGGAAGTGTAACCTTTGAACCGGGTGCGAGGACCAAATGGCATTCCCATCCAGCGGGACAGATCATCCTGGCTTTGGATGGTGTGGGCTACTATCAGGAAGAAGGAAAAGCCAAGGTTGTCGTTCGCAAAGGTGAAGTTGTAAAATGCCCCGTAGACGTCCCGCATTGGCATGGCGCAAGTGCCGATTCAGTTTTTGTACAGATTGCAATTACAGGCAGGGAAAAAGGGGAAACAGTCTGGCTTAAACCGGTGACCGATGAAGAGTATAACCATGATCCTAAATAA
- a CDS encoding PD-(D/E)XK nuclease family transposase, whose protein sequence is MIWALYYIEFVNFVKAEAELDNDLDRWLYILKNMSSLKGLSKYLRKPVFEKLFKLAEYSKLKPEEREMYNASLRNKWDAESIRSSQEELLKRAREKAMAEGKVEGKAEVIKNLLSLNKFSISDIAELANVTEEFVKQIEVEEKETKGK, encoded by the coding sequence ATGATCTGGGCTTTATATTATATTGAATTCGTTAACTTTGTTAAAGCTGAGGCAGAGTTAGATAACGATTTAGATCGTTGGCTTTATATACTCAAAAATATGTCCTCGCTGAAGGGACTTTCAAAATATTTGCGGAAACCGGTATTTGAAAAGTTATTTAAATTAGCAGAGTATAGCAAACTAAAACCAGAGGAACGAGAGATGTACAACGCAAGTTTAAGGAATAAATGGGATGCCGAGAGTATCCGAAGTAGTCAGGAAGAGCTATTGAAACGAGCGCGCGAAAAAGCAATGGCTGAAGGAAAAGTAGAGGGAAAAGCAGAGGTAATAAAAAACCTGTTGTCTTTGAATAAGTTTTCGATTTCGGATATTGCCGAACTGGCGAACGTCACTGAAGAGTTTGTAAAGCAGATCGAGGTAGAGGAGAAGGAGACTAAAGGAAAATAA
- a CDS encoding Rpn family recombination-promoting nuclease/putative transposase: MSELKQSKYIDITTDYGFKKVFGSDTNKDLLIAFLNELFIGRKVIADLYYNKNEHVGDTEDIGSVIFDLTCTADNGERFIIEVQRTAQVNLKKRMLYYSSKLIADQAPKGNRRAWNYAISEVYIIVLMDGFRMPDVGEEKYFLHDICLCYRDHGKIFYDDLGFILY, encoded by the coding sequence ATGAGTGAATTGAAACAATCGAAATATATCGATATCACGACAGATTATGGCTTTAAAAAAGTTTTCGGATCAGATACCAATAAAGATCTTCTCATCGCTTTCTTAAACGAACTTTTTATAGGTCGCAAGGTTATTGCTGATTTATATTATAACAAAAATGAGCATGTTGGCGATACGGAGGATATCGGTTCCGTTATTTTTGATCTGACCTGTACCGCAGACAATGGAGAACGGTTTATTATTGAAGTGCAGCGCACAGCACAGGTTAATTTGAAAAAGCGCATGCTTTACTACAGTAGTAAATTGATTGCGGACCAGGCACCTAAAGGAAACCGAAGGGCTTGGAATTATGCAATTAGTGAAGTCTATATCATTGTATTAATGGATGGATTTAGGATGCCTGATGTGGGTGAGGAGAAGTATTTTTTGCACGATATTTGTCTATGTTATCGGGATCACGGTAAAATATTTTACGATGATCTGGGCTTTATATTATATTGA
- a CDS encoding HD domain-containing protein, with the protein MAGKLRCMSLMTILIEPLLDEKVDLTYLLKMIIIHDLVEAEAGDVSVLDHIRNPEIRKIKQRNEELAILKISQMLATSS; encoded by the coding sequence ATGGCCGGTAAATTAAGGTGCATGTCGCTGATGACGATATTGATTGAGCCGCTTTTGGATGAGAAGGTAGATTTAACCTATCTTTTAAAAATGATCATTATCCATGACCTTGTTGAAGCAGAAGCGGGAGACGTCTCCGTATTGGATCACATCCGCAATCCGGAGATCAGAAAGATCAAACAACGAAATGAAGAACTGGCCATTCTCAAGATCAGTCAAATGCTGGCAACAAGTAGCTGA